From one Actinomycetota bacterium genomic stretch:
- the dapA gene encoding 4-hydroxy-tetrahydrodipicolinate synthase → MAGRFGAVVTAMVTPFRDDLSLDVDGAQELVRHLLDHGSDTVLVAGSTGESPTLTHDEKRDLFRAAVEAAEGRGRIWCGTGTYSTAESVELTAMAQEAGADAVLVVTPYYNKPPQRGIVAHFTEIARSTELPIIAYNIPGRTATRIEHDTLLELAAVPNIVAVKDSTGDFDGASGLVREAPPGFEVYSGDDWATFGLVCLGAVGVVSVASHLVGERIHQMVALIGDGDVPAARKVHEELSPLFKALFITSNPIPLKAALELVGRPVGPPRLPLVPATPDERAILRRALEDAGLL, encoded by the coding sequence ATGGCCGGAAGGTTCGGAGCGGTGGTCACCGCCATGGTCACGCCGTTTCGCGACGACCTCTCTCTGGACGTCGACGGCGCCCAGGAACTGGTCCGCCATCTGCTCGATCACGGGTCCGACACGGTCCTGGTCGCGGGGTCGACCGGCGAGTCGCCCACCCTGACCCACGACGAGAAGCGTGACCTGTTCCGCGCAGCGGTCGAGGCCGCGGAGGGCAGGGGCCGGATCTGGTGCGGCACGGGGACTTATTCCACCGCCGAGAGCGTCGAGCTGACGGCGATGGCCCAGGAGGCCGGCGCGGACGCGGTCCTCGTGGTCACGCCGTACTACAACAAGCCGCCGCAGCGCGGGATCGTCGCCCACTTCACCGAGATCGCCCGGTCCACCGAGCTGCCGATCATCGCGTACAACATCCCCGGCCGGACCGCGACCCGCATCGAGCACGACACCTTGCTCGAGCTCGCGGCCGTTCCCAACATCGTGGCGGTGAAGGATTCCACCGGTGACTTCGACGGCGCTTCCGGGCTGGTCCGCGAGGCCCCGCCGGGCTTCGAGGTGTACTCCGGCGACGACTGGGCCACGTTCGGGCTGGTGTGCCTGGGCGCGGTGGGAGTGGTGTCCGTGGCCTCCCACCTGGTGGGGGAGCGGATCCACCAGATGGTGGCGCTGATCGGCGACGGCGACGTCCCCGCCGCCCGCAAGGTCCACGAGGAGCTGTCGCCCCTGTTCAAGGCGCTGTTCATCACCAGCAACCCCATCCCGCTGAAGGCGGCCCTGGAGCTCGTCGGTCGCCCGGTGGGGCCGCCGCGGCTGCCGCTGGTGCCGGCCACGCCGGACGAGCGCGCCATCCTGCGCCGAGCGTTGGAGGATGCCGGTCTCCTGTAG
- a CDS encoding ribonuclease J has translation MSQARPARLVFLGGVGEIGRNMACLELDGRILIIDCGLSFPHDEMPGIDLVLPDFEYLRDRREQVEAVVLTHGHEDHIGALPYLLREFSLPVYGTPLTLKLLEGKLEEHRVSERAEFRPITPGQAAATGPFSMRFIRVTHSIPDGVAVAVDTPFGTVLHSGDFKLDQTPLDARPTDLVALAEESRRGVHLFLADSTNAEETGYIPSERTVGPVLRDLIRQAPRLVVVACFASHIHRIQQAADAARATGRVVAFLGRSMHQSVAAARALGYLDVPESDVVLIEDLHELDPANVVVISTGSQGEPLSALSLMAAGEHKWVKLQPEDSVILSSSMIPGNEPAIHRVIDGLYRTGADVFHVPKVPVHVSGHAAAEELRFVLNLVRPRWFIPVHGERRHLSNHARLAREVGIPAERIIIAEDGDVVEIGDEVRIAERVAAGMTLVDGIGIGDVGEVVLRDRRRLAADGILVVVVAVGSRHGELVAGPDLVNRGVVDDESAAGILEEARNLVMLSLEDSAAAEVTDPAVLQQNIRRVLRKFFWESVKRKPAVVPVILEV, from the coding sequence GTGAGCCAGGCGCGACCTGCCCGCCTGGTCTTCCTGGGCGGCGTCGGCGAGATCGGCCGGAACATGGCCTGTCTGGAGCTGGACGGGCGCATCCTCATCATCGACTGCGGGCTGTCGTTCCCGCACGACGAGATGCCCGGCATCGACCTGGTGCTCCCGGACTTCGAGTACCTCCGGGACCGCCGGGAACAGGTCGAGGCGGTGGTCCTCACCCACGGGCACGAGGACCACATCGGCGCGCTGCCCTACCTCCTGCGCGAGTTCAGCCTGCCGGTGTACGGCACGCCGCTGACCCTCAAGCTCCTGGAGGGGAAGCTCGAGGAGCACAGGGTCAGCGAACGCGCCGAGTTCCGGCCCATCACCCCGGGCCAGGCCGCCGCCACCGGTCCGTTCTCGATGCGGTTCATCCGGGTCACCCACTCCATCCCCGACGGCGTGGCCGTGGCGGTGGACACGCCGTTCGGGACGGTCCTGCACTCGGGCGACTTCAAGCTCGACCAGACGCCCCTCGACGCCCGGCCCACGGACCTGGTCGCCCTGGCCGAGGAGTCCCGCCGGGGCGTGCACCTGTTCCTGGCCGATTCCACGAACGCCGAGGAGACCGGCTACATCCCGAGCGAGCGCACGGTCGGACCGGTGCTGCGCGACCTCATCCGCCAAGCGCCCCGCCTGGTGGTGGTGGCGTGCTTCGCCAGCCACATCCACCGCATCCAGCAGGCCGCCGACGCCGCGCGGGCAACCGGGCGCGTTGTGGCGTTCCTGGGGCGGTCCATGCACCAGAGCGTGGCCGCGGCCCGGGCCCTCGGCTACCTGGACGTCCCGGAGTCGGACGTCGTGCTCATCGAGGACCTCCACGAGCTCGATCCGGCGAACGTCGTGGTGATCTCGACGGGCTCACAGGGCGAGCCGCTGTCCGCCCTGTCGCTGATGGCTGCGGGCGAGCACAAGTGGGTGAAGCTCCAGCCCGAGGACAGCGTGATCCTGTCGTCCTCGATGATCCCCGGGAACGAGCCCGCCATCCACCGGGTCATCGACGGCCTGTACCGGACGGGCGCCGACGTGTTCCACGTGCCGAAGGTGCCGGTGCACGTCTCCGGGCACGCCGCCGCGGAGGAGCTCCGGTTCGTGCTGAACCTGGTCCGCCCCCGCTGGTTCATCCCTGTCCACGGCGAGCGCAGGCACCTCTCCAACCACGCCCGGCTGGCCCGGGAGGTCGGCATCCCGGCGGAGCGGATCATCATCGCGGAGGACGGCGACGTCGTGGAGATCGGGGACGAGGTCCGGATCGCCGAGCGCGTCGCGGCGGGCATGACGCTCGTCGACGGCATCGGCATCGGCGACGTCGGCGAGGTCGTCCTGCGGGACCGGCGGCGCCTGGCGGCGGACGGCATCCTGGTGGTGGTGGTGGCGGTGGGCTCCCGCCACGGCGAACTGGTGGCCGGCCCGGACCTGGTGAACCGCGGGGTGGTCGACGACGAGTCGGCCGCCGGCATCCTTGAAGAAGCGCGGAATCTCGTCATGCTTTCCCTCGAGGACAGCGCGGCCGCGGAGGTCACCGATCCGGCCGTGCTCCAGCAGAACATCCGGCGCGTGCTTCGGAAGTTCTTCTGGGAGAGCGTGAAGCGCAAGCCGGCGGTGGTGCCGGTGATCCTGGAGGTGTAG